DNA from Victivallaceae bacterium:
CCATCTCCCGTCCCTTTGGCAGGGAAGTGACGATAAAGAGGTTGAGTCAATGTCAACCCGTATTCTTTTTGAAAAAACTCTATTTGCTCCTCATTTTCCTGGGGCAGAATAGAGCAGGTCATATAAACCAATCTACCTGAGGGAGCTAAAAAAGAAACGGCTTTTTTCACGATTTCTCTCTGTAAAAGCAATAGCTTATTCAACCGATCCGAAGAAAACTCCCACTTTAGCCACGGCGATCTTCGATAAGTTCCCGTTCCCGTACAGGGCACATCGGTTAATACGACGGAATAGATTCCTTGCATGAATTGCGGATATATAATCTCCGTATTCACTACACCCGCTCTTTGCAGCCTTTGAACAGCTTTATTCAAGCAATGAGTTCTTATATCATGTAAAAACAAGCGCCCGGCTCTATCGGCACAAGCTAAACTCTTACCTCCCGTACCGGCACAGTAATCTAAAACCGTATCATGCTTGAATAATTGCATCCAACGGGCCGCACATTGTGAAGACTCGTCCTGAAACTCAAACCATCCCTTTTTAAACTCAGGAGTACTTTCCAAAGGATAACGTTTATGAAAGGAAATACCCAGATCCGATTCCTTACAAAACGTCCCGAAATATTTATCTTTCCAAAGAGCCATCAATT
Protein-coding regions in this window:
- a CDS encoding RsmB/NOP family class I SAM-dependent RNA methyltransferase; this translates as MNISNFLRNHLEHVLQLIETVPTAPDRILARYFKDNHCLGSKDRKVIANLVFSILRRKGTLAYITGKNSLKEYINLLLQPDFSFEEFDLPIHLKYGLTSELWELLNQYYGENFTRNFGIVCDTPAPATIRINPLKTTREELMALWKDKYFGTFCKESDLGISFHKRYPLESTPEFKKGWFEFQDESSQCAARWMQLFKHDTVLDYCAGTGGKSLACADRAGRLFLHDIRTHCLNKAVQRLQRAGVVNTEIIYPQFMQGIYSVVLTDVPCTGTGTYRRSPWLKWEFSSDRLNKLLLLQREIVKKAVSFLAPSGRLVYMTCSILPQENEEQIEFFQKEYGLTLTQPLYRHFPAKGTGDGFFMADLSL